A region from the Triticum aestivum cultivar Chinese Spring chromosome 3D, IWGSC CS RefSeq v2.1, whole genome shotgun sequence genome encodes:
- the LOC123074415 gene encoding heavy metal-associated isoprenylated plant protein 43, whose translation MSKKIVIRADLVGKKCTSGILSIVSKLEGIKSMVVDEDKCTLTVVGTVDPVCVVHQLRKSCFAASIVSVEDDKPKEKKTPCQEACEKAWKDKYEKACKERCEKACKEPCCDDCGEKGTPYGGHGYRCTPGCYSSPCGLPSCHYYSSGYGYGMRAPPLGYTWYE comes from the exons ATGTCTAAG AAAATTGTGATCAGAGCCGATCTCGTCGGCAAGAAGTGCACGAGCGGGATCCTGTCAATCGTTTCCAAGCTCGAGG GGATCAAGTCCATGGTGGTCGACGAGGACAAGTGCACGCTGACGGTGGTCGGCACGGTGGACCCGGTGTGCGTGGTGCACCAGCTGAGGAAGTCGTGCTTCGCGGCGTCCATCGTCAGCGTCGAGgacgacaagcccaaggagaagaagacCCCCTGCCAGGAGGCCTGCGAGAAGGCCTGGAAGGACAAGTACGAGAAGGCGTGCAAGGAGAGGTGCGAGAAGGCGTGCAAGGAGCCGTGCTGCGACGACTGCGGCGAGAAGGGGACGCCGTACGGCGGCCACGGGTACCGCTGCACGCCGGGCTGCTACTCCAGCCCCTGTGGCCTGCCCAGCTGCCACTACTACAGCTCCGGCTACGGCTACGGCATGCGTGCGCCGCCCCTGGGATACACCTGGTACGAGTAG